The Streptomyces europaeiscabiei genome window below encodes:
- a CDS encoding histidine phosphatase family protein — MTELLLIRHGLPVAGVYDPGLSPQGTAQAERLAAWLMHEDVDALYTSPFQRARETVAPLERLTGMTATVLDDLREWDTDVSQPYTPPEQIGADDPRAAALAEGRYEDFVPDLDWDAFRARAVRAMDTVFDAHSGGRVAVVCHGGITNTYLATVLGLPTMFWFHPGYTSVSRVRRLPGGRIVLHSVNETAHMIAERPAEAAV; from the coding sequence ATGACCGAACTCCTCCTCATCCGGCACGGTCTCCCCGTGGCGGGCGTGTACGACCCGGGACTGTCGCCGCAGGGCACGGCCCAGGCGGAGCGTCTTGCCGCCTGGCTGATGCACGAGGACGTCGACGCCCTGTACACGAGCCCGTTCCAGCGAGCCCGCGAGACGGTGGCACCCCTGGAACGGCTCACGGGCATGACCGCGACCGTGCTGGACGACCTGCGCGAGTGGGACACGGACGTCTCCCAGCCCTACACCCCACCGGAGCAGATCGGCGCCGACGATCCTCGGGCGGCGGCCCTCGCCGAGGGGCGGTACGAGGACTTCGTGCCCGATCTGGACTGGGACGCCTTCCGCGCGCGTGCCGTACGGGCCATGGACACGGTTTTCGACGCCCATTCCGGCGGGCGGGTCGCGGTGGTGTGCCACGGAGGCATCACCAACACCTATCTGGCGACCGTGCTCGGCCTGCCCACGATGTTCTGGTTCCATCCCGGCTACACCTCGGTCAGCAGGGTGCGGCGGCTGCCGGGCGGCCGGATCGTCCTGCACTCGGTGAACGAGACGGCCCACATGATCGCCGAGCGGCCCGCCGAGGCGGCCGTCTGA
- a CDS encoding AMP-binding protein: protein MSQLPLDRRVRNTPDEPALVDDWEVLSWSELADQLARASGRLLELAPGPHDRVVVLGDNAIPTLVAHLAGLRAGVGTVAASRHLTSGELVDQITDAGATGIIAGPAGAGAALDAARELGLPLVLHGTPAIGHAFDWDLWLAAAPTGRTVPADRPARPPLVYTSGTTGRARGTEVRWVSGPVADSSAYLAAMSARSGFPPGPHLVCGPLQHNAPLTALRHLAAGQQVVVLGRYDPAIFLSRVTKWRVTSTVMVPTHFQRLLALSAKTRARYDVSSLAQVSHTGSACPPDVKRAMIEWFGPVLTESYGASEAGTVARISSTEWLAHPGSVGRARPPFEVLVTDDDGQPLPPGERGLLAFRAPEDQGVRYHADPDKTKSAYLSPGVFTLGDIGYVDVEGYIFITDRAADVVVSGGVNLYPAESEAVLRQHPAVAEVAVIGVPDPDFGESLRALVVAAVDGTPAEELDRFCRDRLAAYKCPKSYEFVPELLRNAMGKLDKRAMRRPYWQSERTIAG, encoded by the coding sequence ATGTCGCAGTTGCCACTCGACCGTCGCGTCCGGAACACCCCGGACGAACCCGCCCTCGTGGACGACTGGGAGGTGCTGTCCTGGTCCGAACTCGCGGACCAGCTGGCGCGGGCGTCGGGACGGCTGCTGGAGCTCGCGCCCGGTCCGCACGACCGGGTCGTCGTGCTCGGCGACAACGCCATACCGACACTGGTGGCCCATCTGGCCGGACTGCGGGCCGGCGTGGGGACCGTGGCCGCGTCCCGGCATCTGACGTCGGGCGAACTCGTGGACCAGATCACCGACGCGGGCGCGACCGGCATCATCGCCGGACCCGCGGGCGCCGGCGCCGCTCTGGACGCGGCCCGGGAACTGGGTCTGCCGCTGGTGCTGCACGGGACCCCGGCGATCGGGCACGCCTTCGACTGGGACCTGTGGCTGGCGGCCGCGCCCACCGGGCGCACCGTCCCCGCGGACCGGCCCGCCCGGCCGCCCCTCGTCTACACCTCGGGAACCACCGGCCGGGCGCGCGGCACCGAGGTGCGCTGGGTGAGCGGTCCGGTCGCCGACAGCTCCGCCTATCTGGCCGCGATGTCCGCCCGGTCCGGATTCCCGCCCGGCCCGCACCTGGTGTGCGGGCCGCTGCAGCACAACGCGCCTCTGACGGCACTGCGCCATCTGGCGGCGGGGCAACAAGTGGTCGTACTCGGCAGATACGACCCGGCGATCTTCCTCAGCCGTGTCACGAAGTGGCGGGTCACCTCCACGGTCATGGTGCCCACCCACTTCCAACGGCTGCTCGCCCTGTCGGCAAAGACACGTGCCCGGTACGACGTCTCCAGCCTCGCGCAGGTCTCCCACACCGGGTCCGCGTGTCCGCCGGACGTGAAGCGGGCCATGATCGAGTGGTTCGGTCCGGTGCTGACCGAGTCGTACGGGGCGAGCGAGGCGGGCACCGTGGCCCGCATCAGCAGCACCGAGTGGCTGGCCCATCCGGGCTCGGTCGGGCGCGCCCGGCCCCCGTTCGAGGTCCTGGTGACCGATGACGACGGCCAACCACTGCCGCCCGGCGAACGGGGACTGCTGGCGTTCCGCGCGCCCGAGGACCAGGGCGTGCGCTACCACGCGGACCCGGACAAGACGAAGTCCGCCTACCTCTCCCCCGGCGTCTTCACCCTCGGCGACATCGGCTACGTCGACGTCGAGGGCTACATCTTCATCACCGACCGGGCCGCGGACGTCGTGGTCTCCGGCGGTGTCAACCTCTACCCGGCCGAGAGCGAGGCGGTGCTGCGGCAGCACCCCGCGGTCGCCGAGGTCGCGGTGATCGGCGTGCCCGACCCGGACTTCGGCGAGTCGCTGCGGGCGCTGGTCGTGGCAGCCGTGGACGGGACGCCGGCCGAGGAGCTGGACCGGTTCTGCCGCGACCGGCTGGCCGCATACAAGTGCCCGAAGTCGTACGAGTTCGTTCCCGAGCTCCTGCGCAACGCGATGGGCAAGCTCGACAAGCGCGCGATGCGCCGCCCCTACTGGCAGTCCGAGCGGACCATCGCGGGCTGA
- a CDS encoding calcium-binding protein, producing MGRKALLRVMVVTAMAGSAVTLTGGPASAATGVFKSGTNVVVNAAAGRANNIRVSLSGSSVVIQDTADTLTAGVGCTLQGNGTVACPVNLNNDTVVVNAGDGNDIITKTGNIRGDMRGESGNDVINGGPSPGSNILNGGAGNDTLNGGVTFDLLIGGTGADRLSGGGGTTDLVSYLESGSGVVVDIDNAADDGIGGEGDNVLSDVENVYGSQFGDTLTGGSTNDILSGFGGNDLLVGGTGNDILVGGAGSDTHSGGAGNDTLDAVDGVFGNDSLNGGANTDTCTADTSDTKSACEA from the coding sequence ATGGGCAGAAAAGCGTTACTCCGGGTCATGGTGGTCACGGCGATGGCGGGTTCCGCGGTGACCTTGACCGGAGGACCCGCGAGCGCGGCCACCGGTGTGTTCAAGAGCGGGACCAACGTGGTCGTGAACGCGGCGGCCGGCCGCGCGAACAACATACGGGTCAGTCTGTCGGGGAGCAGCGTCGTCATCCAGGACACTGCCGACACCTTGACCGCGGGCGTCGGCTGCACACTTCAGGGCAACGGCACTGTGGCCTGCCCGGTCAACCTCAACAACGACACGGTCGTGGTCAACGCCGGGGACGGCAACGACATCATCACCAAGACCGGCAACATCCGAGGGGACATGAGGGGGGAGTCGGGCAACGACGTCATCAACGGCGGTCCCAGCCCCGGCAGCAACATCCTCAACGGCGGCGCGGGCAACGACACCCTGAACGGCGGCGTCACCTTCGACCTCCTCATCGGCGGCACCGGTGCCGACCGGCTCAGCGGCGGGGGTGGCACCACAGACCTCGTCAGCTATCTGGAGAGCGGCTCGGGCGTGGTCGTCGACATCGACAACGCCGCCGACGACGGCATCGGCGGCGAGGGCGACAACGTCCTCTCGGACGTGGAGAACGTCTACGGCAGCCAGTTCGGCGACACGCTCACCGGCGGCAGCACGAACGACATCCTGTCCGGCTTCGGGGGCAACGACCTGCTGGTGGGCGGGACGGGGAACGACATCCTCGTCGGCGGCGCCGGCAGCGACACCCACAGCGGCGGGGCCGGCAACGACACCCTCGACGCCGTGGACGGCGTGTTCGGAAACGACTCCCTCAACGGGGGCGCCAACACCGACACCTGCACCGCCGACACGAGCGACACGAAGAGCGCCTGCGAGGCGTGA
- a CDS encoding 3-hydroxybutyryl-CoA dehydrogenase, translated as MDPVTRLGVVGCGLMGSGIAEVAAQSGLDVRVAEATHDAVEAGRRRITASLDRGVRRGKLSEQQRDQALAGLSFTHDLSDMADRQFVVEAVAENRDIKTDVLRALDKAVEDPTAILATNTSSIPIVDLAVSTDRPAQLIGMHFFNPVPVQRLIELIPALTTSEETVRRTRDFAAQLGKEVIQAPDRSGFVVNALLVPYLLSAVRMVESGGARPDDIDQGMELGCAHPMGPLRLLDLIGLDTAQAVAESMYEEFKEPLYAPPALLRRMVAAGHLGRKSGRGFHLYDA; from the coding sequence ATGGATCCCGTCACCCGCCTCGGCGTCGTCGGCTGCGGCCTCATGGGCTCCGGCATCGCCGAAGTCGCCGCCCAGAGCGGCCTCGACGTCCGTGTCGCCGAAGCCACCCACGACGCCGTCGAAGCCGGCCGCCGCCGCATCACCGCCTCCCTCGACCGGGGCGTACGGCGTGGCAAGCTCAGCGAACAGCAGCGGGACCAGGCCCTGGCCGGGCTGTCCTTCACCCACGACCTCAGCGACATGGCCGACCGACAGTTCGTCGTCGAGGCCGTCGCCGAGAACCGGGACATCAAGACCGACGTCCTGCGCGCCCTGGACAAGGCGGTCGAGGACCCCACGGCGATCCTCGCCACCAACACCTCCTCCATCCCCATCGTCGACCTCGCGGTCTCCACCGACCGGCCCGCACAGCTCATCGGCATGCACTTCTTCAATCCCGTGCCCGTCCAGCGGCTGATCGAGCTCATTCCTGCCCTCACCACCAGCGAGGAGACCGTGCGGCGCACCCGGGACTTCGCCGCACAGCTGGGCAAGGAGGTCATCCAGGCACCCGACCGCTCCGGATTCGTCGTCAACGCGCTCCTCGTGCCCTATCTGCTCAGCGCGGTACGGATGGTGGAGTCCGGCGGCGCCCGCCCGGACGACATCGACCAGGGCATGGAGCTGGGCTGCGCCCACCCCATGGGCCCCCTGCGCCTGCTCGACCTCATCGGCCTCGACACCGCGCAGGCGGTGGCCGAGTCGATGTACGAAGAGTTCAAGGAGCCGCTGTACGCGCCGCCCGCCCTGCTGCGACGCATGGTCGCCGCAGGCCACCTCGGCCGCAAGAGCGGCCGCGGCTTCCACCTCTACGACGCGTGA
- the icmF gene encoding fused isobutyryl-CoA mutase/GTPase IcmF: MSDLHQPVHPVRLVTASALFDGHDASINIMRRIFQSQGAEVIHLGHNRSVQEVVDAALEEDAHGVAVSSYQGGHVEYFEYLVESLRAQGADHVRVVGGGGGVIVPEEIARLRASGVTIFSPEDGQRMGLAGMVNSVVRDCDFDLWDGKPAEVAAVLAGDRFAIARAVTGAELGKLPEDFLDRLRAAASARITPVLGITGTGGSGKSSLTDELVRRFRIDQQDKLRIAVIAVDPTRRRGGGALLGDRIRMNSLDGSRVFFRSLATRGSRELPEHLSHVIDVVKAAGFDLVIVETPGIGQGDAAIVPFVDTSMYVMTPEFGAASQLEKIDMLDFADVVAINKFERRGAKDALRDVGRQLVRNREAFGMRPEDMPVYGTSAATFNDDGVTALYQHVKTALAEKGLPLPEGTLRPVDARHSSGIRQVVPADRVRYLAEITDAVRAYHAETGRLAEAARRVQRLDTVRGELVDAGLDADDVGSLLADARRRLPHDLGEQIAKWPAVVASYSGDEQVVKVRDKEIRTRLTRESLSGNRIPRVALPRFTDHGELVGFWRRENLPGHFPFTAGVFPFKRDGEDPARMFAGEGDPFRTNRRFKLLSEGQPATRLSTAFDSVTLYGRDPDERPDVYGKVGTSGVSVATLGDMKALYDGFDLVAPTTSVSMTINGPAPTVLAFFLNTVIDQQADRFRAAEGRDPSPEEAAELTAHALANVRGTVQADILKEDQGQNTCLFSTEFSLRMMADIQEWFIANQVRNFYSVSISGYHIAEAGANPISQLAFTLANGFTYVEAYLARGMRIDDFAPNLSFFFSNGMDPEYAVLGRVARRIWAVAMRERYGAGERSQKLKYHVQTSGRSLHAQEMDFNDIRTTLQALIAIYDNCNSLHTNAYDEAVTTPTEESVRRALAIQLIINREWGLAMNENPLQGSFIIDELTDLVEEAVLQEFERINERGGVLGAMETGYQRGRIQDESMLYEHRKHDGTLPLIGVNTFRNPHADTAEPGVIELARATEVEKQSQLDRVREYQAGHRDQAHAALTALKDAAVSGRNVFAVLMDAARVCSLQQITEAFFEVGGQYRRNV, from the coding sequence ATGAGCGACCTGCACCAACCCGTGCACCCCGTCCGCCTGGTCACGGCTTCGGCCCTGTTCGACGGACACGACGCGTCGATCAACATCATGCGGCGGATCTTCCAGTCCCAGGGCGCCGAGGTGATCCACCTCGGACACAACCGGTCGGTGCAGGAGGTCGTGGACGCGGCGCTGGAGGAGGACGCCCACGGTGTGGCGGTCTCGTCCTACCAGGGCGGACACGTGGAGTACTTCGAGTACCTGGTCGAGTCGCTGCGCGCGCAGGGGGCGGACCACGTCCGGGTGGTGGGCGGTGGCGGCGGCGTCATCGTGCCCGAGGAGATAGCCCGGCTGCGGGCGAGCGGGGTGACCATCTTCTCCCCGGAGGACGGTCAGCGGATGGGGTTGGCCGGGATGGTCAACTCGGTCGTGCGGGACTGCGACTTCGACCTGTGGGACGGCAAGCCGGCCGAGGTCGCCGCCGTACTCGCGGGGGACCGGTTCGCGATCGCCCGTGCCGTCACCGGAGCCGAACTCGGGAAGCTGCCGGAGGACTTCCTGGACCGGCTGCGGGCCGCCGCCTCGGCCCGGATCACACCGGTCCTGGGCATCACCGGCACCGGCGGTTCCGGCAAGTCCTCGCTGACCGACGAACTGGTACGCCGGTTCCGCATCGACCAGCAGGACAAGCTGCGGATCGCCGTGATCGCGGTCGACCCGACCCGCCGCCGGGGCGGCGGTGCCCTGCTCGGCGACCGGATCCGGATGAACTCCCTCGACGGCAGCCGGGTCTTCTTCCGGAGCCTGGCCACCCGCGGCAGCCGCGAGCTGCCCGAGCACCTGTCCCACGTGATCGACGTGGTCAAGGCCGCCGGTTTCGACCTGGTGATCGTGGAGACGCCGGGCATCGGGCAGGGCGACGCGGCGATCGTGCCGTTCGTCGACACCTCGATGTACGTGATGACGCCGGAGTTCGGCGCCGCCTCGCAGCTGGAGAAGATCGACATGCTCGACTTCGCCGACGTCGTGGCGATCAACAAGTTCGAGCGGCGCGGCGCCAAGGACGCGTTGCGTGACGTGGGCCGTCAACTGGTCCGTAACCGCGAGGCGTTCGGCATGCGGCCCGAGGACATGCCGGTGTACGGCACCTCGGCGGCCACCTTCAACGACGACGGCGTCACCGCGCTCTACCAGCACGTGAAGACCGCCCTGGCCGAGAAGGGGCTGCCGCTGCCCGAGGGCACACTGCGACCGGTCGACGCGCGGCACTCCTCCGGCATCCGCCAGGTCGTGCCCGCGGACCGGGTGCGCTATCTCGCCGAGATCACCGACGCCGTCCGCGCCTACCACGCCGAGACCGGCCGGCTGGCCGAGGCCGCACGCCGGGTGCAGCGTCTGGACACGGTGAGGGGCGAGCTCGTCGACGCCGGTCTCGACGCGGACGACGTGGGGTCGCTGCTGGCGGACGCCCGCCGACGGCTCCCGCACGACCTGGGCGAGCAGATCGCGAAGTGGCCCGCCGTCGTCGCCTCCTACTCGGGCGACGAGCAGGTTGTGAAGGTCCGGGACAAGGAGATCCGCACCAGGCTGACCCGCGAGTCCCTGTCCGGCAACAGGATTCCCCGCGTCGCGCTGCCCCGGTTCACCGACCACGGGGAACTCGTGGGCTTCTGGCGCCGGGAGAACCTCCCCGGCCACTTCCCCTTCACCGCCGGAGTGTTCCCCTTCAAGCGCGACGGCGAGGACCCGGCCCGGATGTTCGCCGGTGAGGGAGACCCGTTCCGCACCAACCGGCGCTTCAAGCTGCTCTCCGAAGGCCAGCCGGCCACCCGTCTGTCCACGGCGTTCGACTCGGTCACCCTCTACGGCCGTGACCCGGACGAACGTCCCGACGTGTACGGCAAGGTCGGCACCTCCGGGGTGTCGGTGGCCACGCTGGGGGACATGAAGGCGCTCTACGACGGCTTCGACCTGGTCGCGCCGACGACCTCGGTCTCCATGACGATCAACGGGCCCGCGCCGACCGTCCTGGCGTTCTTCCTGAACACCGTCATCGACCAGCAGGCCGACAGGTTCCGCGCCGCCGAGGGCCGCGACCCGTCGCCCGAGGAGGCCGCCGAGCTGACCGCGCACGCGCTGGCGAACGTGCGCGGCACGGTGCAGGCCGACATCCTCAAGGAGGACCAGGGCCAGAACACCTGCCTGTTCTCCACCGAGTTCTCCCTGCGGATGATGGCCGACATCCAGGAGTGGTTCATCGCGAACCAGGTCCGCAACTTCTACTCGGTGTCCATCTCCGGCTATCACATCGCCGAAGCCGGGGCCAACCCCATCAGCCAGCTGGCGTTCACCCTGGCCAACGGCTTCACCTACGTCGAGGCCTACCTCGCCAGGGGCATGCGCATCGACGACTTCGCCCCGAACCTGTCGTTCTTCTTCTCCAACGGCATGGATCCGGAGTACGCGGTGCTGGGCCGGGTCGCCCGCCGCATCTGGGCCGTGGCGATGCGGGAGCGCTACGGCGCGGGCGAGCGCAGCCAGAAGCTGAAGTACCACGTCCAGACCTCCGGCCGCTCCCTGCACGCCCAGGAGATGGACTTCAACGACATCCGCACCACGTTGCAGGCGCTCATCGCCATCTACGACAACTGCAACAGCCTGCACACCAACGCCTACGACGAGGCGGTCACCACCCCCACCGAGGAATCCGTACGCCGGGCCCTGGCCATCCAGCTGATCATCAACCGGGAATGGGGCCTGGCCATGAACGAGAACCCCCTCCAGGGATCGTTCATCATCGACGAACTCACCGACCTGGTCGAGGAGGCGGTACTCCAGGAGTTCGAGCGGATCAACGAACGCGGCGGCGTGCTCGGCGCCATGGAGACCGGCTACCAACGCGGCCGCATCCAGGACGAGTCGATGCTCTACGAACACCGCAAGCACGACGGCACCCTGCCCCTCATCGGCGTCAACACCTTCCGCAATCCCCACGCCGACACCGCCGAGCCCGGTGTCATCGAGCTGGCCCGCGCCACCGAGGTGGAGAAGCAGTCCCAGCTGGACCGCGTGCGGGAGTACCAGGCCGGCCACCGGGACCAGGCCCACGCCGCCCTGACCGCTCTCAAGGACGCGGCGGTGAGCGGCCGCAACGTCTTCGCCGTCCTCATGGACGCCGCCCGGGTCTGCTCGCTCCAGCAGATCACCGAGGCCTTCTTCGAGGTCGGCGGCCAGTACCGCCGCAACGTCTGA
- a CDS encoding PDR/VanB family oxidoreductase: protein MNDRPSLAETILTVATRAPAADGVLSLTLRRPDGDALPAWTPGAHIDVLLDRDDGEGGALIRQYSLCGRPEQREAWQIAVLREPRGRGGSVYVHDHLREGDTVRVRGPRNNFPLRPAARHLFVAGGVGITPILPMVEAAEAAGADWRLLYGGRTRTSMAFLDRLAPYEDRALIRPQDEYGLLDLAAFLGRPEPETLVHACGPAPLLRAVREQSADWPPGTLGVERFAPAEVAGAGSAGAFEVELARSGLTLMVPADRSVLETLEEAGVAVDFSCREGTCGTCETDVLGGRPDHRDSLLTEDERAAGDTMLICVSRSCEPRLVLDL from the coding sequence ATGAACGACCGACCGTCCCTGGCCGAGACGATCCTCACCGTGGCGACCCGCGCCCCCGCCGCCGACGGTGTCCTCTCCCTCACGCTGCGCCGCCCGGACGGCGACGCACTCCCCGCCTGGACGCCGGGCGCCCACATCGACGTACTCCTGGACCGAGACGACGGCGAGGGCGGCGCCCTGATCCGTCAGTACTCCCTGTGCGGGCGCCCCGAGCAACGTGAGGCCTGGCAGATCGCCGTGCTGCGCGAGCCGCGGGGCCGCGGCGGCTCCGTGTACGTCCACGACCACCTGCGCGAAGGCGACACCGTCCGGGTCCGCGGACCACGGAACAACTTCCCGCTGCGGCCCGCAGCACGCCATCTGTTCGTCGCGGGAGGCGTCGGCATCACACCGATTCTTCCCATGGTCGAGGCCGCCGAGGCCGCGGGGGCCGACTGGCGTCTGCTGTACGGCGGCCGCACCCGTACCTCCATGGCGTTCCTGGACCGTCTCGCCCCGTACGAGGACCGCGCGCTGATCCGCCCTCAGGACGAGTACGGCCTGCTGGACCTCGCCGCCTTCCTCGGCCGGCCCGAGCCGGAGACCCTGGTGCACGCCTGCGGTCCCGCACCCCTGCTGCGGGCCGTACGGGAGCAGTCCGCCGACTGGCCCCCGGGCACGCTGGGCGTCGAGCGGTTCGCCCCGGCAGAGGTGGCCGGGGCCGGCTCGGCCGGGGCCTTCGAGGTGGAACTCGCCCGCTCCGGGCTCACCCTGATGGTGCCGGCGGACCGCTCGGTGCTCGAAACACTGGAGGAGGCCGGCGTCGCGGTGGACTTCTCCTGCCGTGAGGGCACCTGCGGCACCTGCGAGACCGACGTTCTCGGCGGCAGGCCCGACCACCGCGACTCCTTGCTGACCGAGGACGAGCGGGCCGCCGGCGACACCATGCTCATCTGTGTCTCCCGCTCCTGCGAGCCGCGCCTGGTACTCGACCTCTGA
- a CDS encoding acetyl-CoA C-acyltransferase: MPGSVIVAGARTPIGKLMGALSTVSAVDLGAHAIGAALAAAHLDPAAVEAVVMGHVVQAGAGPNPARQAAIRAGIPFSVPASTVNKLCLSGLHAIALADLMIASGRHEVVVAGGMESMSGAPHLLRGARTGWKYGAAAVEDALDRDALVCAFDGVSMGAATERYQQPFGLTREEQDEYGALSHQRAAHAQESGASADEIVPFTVPGRHGGTVVDTDEGVRPDSTAESLGRLRPAFSGGGTITAGNSSQLSDGGAAVVVMSAERARREGLTPLAGIGAYGTVAGPDPSLLVQPAGAVRDALSRDGRLKAADLDLFEINEAFAGVALASVRDLDIPLEKVNVNGGAIALGHPVGMTGARLVLTLAAELRRRGGGSGAAALCGGGGQGDALLLHVPAQA; the protein is encoded by the coding sequence ATGCCCGGATCCGTCATAGTCGCCGGAGCCAGAACGCCCATCGGCAAACTGATGGGCGCCCTGAGCACCGTGTCCGCCGTCGACCTCGGCGCCCATGCCATCGGCGCGGCGCTGGCCGCCGCACACCTGGACCCGGCCGCCGTGGAAGCCGTCGTCATGGGCCATGTCGTGCAGGCCGGGGCCGGCCCCAATCCGGCTCGGCAGGCCGCGATCCGCGCCGGCATCCCGTTCTCCGTCCCCGCGAGCACCGTCAACAAGCTCTGTCTGTCGGGTCTGCACGCCATCGCCCTGGCCGACCTCATGATCGCGTCCGGCCGGCACGAGGTGGTCGTCGCGGGCGGCATGGAGTCCATGTCGGGCGCCCCCCATCTGCTGCGCGGAGCGCGCACCGGCTGGAAGTACGGTGCCGCCGCCGTCGAGGACGCCCTCGACCGGGACGCCCTCGTGTGTGCCTTCGACGGCGTCTCCATGGGCGCGGCCACCGAGCGGTACCAGCAGCCGTTCGGGCTCACCCGAGAGGAGCAGGACGAGTACGGCGCGCTCTCGCACCAACGGGCCGCCCACGCCCAGGAGTCCGGCGCGTCGGCCGACGAGATCGTCCCGTTCACGGTGCCGGGACGCCACGGCGGGACGGTCGTGGACACCGACGAGGGCGTACGGCCGGACAGCACCGCCGAGAGCCTGGGGCGCCTGCGACCCGCGTTCTCCGGCGGGGGCACCATCACCGCGGGCAACTCCTCACAGCTCTCCGACGGCGGCGCGGCCGTCGTCGTGATGAGCGCGGAGCGCGCCCGGCGGGAGGGTCTGACCCCGCTCGCCGGGATAGGTGCCTACGGCACGGTCGCGGGCCCCGACCCCTCCCTGCTCGTCCAGCCGGCCGGGGCGGTCCGCGACGCCCTGTCCCGGGACGGCCGGCTCAAGGCCGCCGACCTGGATCTGTTCGAGATCAACGAGGCGTTCGCCGGAGTGGCCCTCGCCTCCGTACGAGACCTGGACATTCCCCTGGAGAAGGTGAACGTCAACGGCGGCGCCATCGCCCTCGGCCACCCGGTCGGCATGACGGGCGCCCGCTTGGTGCTGACCCTCGCGGCGGAGCTGCGGCGACGCGGCGGCGGCAGCGGAGCGGCGGCCCTGTGCGGAGGTGGCGGTCAGGGCGACGCGCTGCTGCTGCACGTCCCGGCGCAGGCCTGA